The following are from one region of the Stutzerimonas stutzeri genome:
- a CDS encoding carboxymuconolactone decarboxylase family protein, translating to MPATTRYTEGLAKLEEIDGEAGRKVIDNLQAIAPDLARYVIEFPFGDIYQRPGLDLPQRELATVAALTALGHCQPQLAVHIHGALNVGCTPEQVVEVIIQMAVYAGFPAALNGMTTAKAVFTERGVLPGLAADG from the coding sequence ATGCCTGCAACGACCCGCTACACCGAAGGCCTGGCCAAACTCGAGGAAATCGATGGCGAGGCCGGCCGCAAGGTCATCGACAACCTGCAAGCCATCGCCCCGGACCTGGCGCGCTACGTCATTGAGTTTCCTTTCGGCGATATCTACCAGCGGCCCGGCCTCGACCTGCCGCAACGCGAGCTGGCCACCGTCGCCGCGCTGACTGCGCTGGGTCACTGCCAGCCGCAGCTGGCGGTGCACATCCACGGCGCCCTGAATGTCGGCTGCACGCCGGAGCAGGTGGTCGAGGTGATCATCCAGATGGCTGTCTACGCCGGCTTTCCCGCCGCGCTGAACGGCATGACGACGGCCAAGGCGGTGTTTACCGAGCGCGGTGTATTGCCCGGTTTGGCAGCGGACGGCTGA
- a CDS encoding ferredoxin--NADP reductase — protein sequence MTVSEEKFTRQRLLEVQTLTPSLFTLRTTRDPGFRFNAGQFARLGVRKPSGSIVWRAYSMVSAPHDEFLDFFSIVVPDGEFTSELSRLKVGDELLVDKQAFGFLTLDRFIDGRDLWLLGTGTGIAPFLSILQDFEVWQRFERIILVYSARTVSELAYQELIRELPQRDYLEGLGSKLTYLPVITREDAPGALHGRITTLIENGELEQAANLKLEPEHSRIMLCGNPQMIEDTRAMLKARDLNLSLTRRPGQVAVENYW from the coding sequence ATGACCGTCAGCGAAGAGAAGTTCACCCGCCAGCGTCTGCTCGAGGTGCAGACGCTGACGCCCAGTCTGTTCACGCTGCGTACCACCCGCGACCCCGGCTTTCGTTTCAACGCCGGGCAATTCGCTCGCCTGGGCGTGCGCAAGCCCAGCGGCAGCATCGTCTGGCGCGCTTATTCGATGGTGTCGGCGCCCCATGACGAATTTCTCGACTTCTTTTCCATCGTGGTGCCGGACGGCGAATTTACCAGCGAACTGAGCCGTCTGAAGGTTGGCGACGAGTTACTGGTGGACAAACAGGCGTTCGGCTTTCTCACCCTGGATCGCTTCATCGACGGCCGCGACCTCTGGCTGCTGGGCACCGGCACCGGTATCGCGCCGTTTCTGTCGATTCTTCAGGACTTCGAGGTCTGGCAGCGGTTCGAACGGATCATTCTCGTCTATAGCGCCCGTACGGTATCCGAGCTGGCCTACCAGGAACTGATTCGCGAGCTGCCACAGCGCGACTATCTGGAAGGGCTGGGCAGCAAGCTGACGTATCTGCCCGTGATCACCCGCGAAGACGCGCCCGGCGCCTTGCATGGGCGTATCACCACGCTGATCGAGAATGGCGAGCTGGAGCAAGCCGCCAATCTGAAGCTGGAGCCGGAGCACTCGCGGATCATGCTCTGCGGCAACCCGCAGATGATCGAGGACACCCGTGCCATGCTCAAGGCCCGCGATCTGAACCTCAGCCTGACCCGGCGCCCGGGACAGGTGGCGGTGGAAAACTACTGGTAG
- the choX gene encoding choline ABC transporter substrate-binding protein, protein MKKQTVSAILASGVLLAATQLHAESESSQCATVRLGDPGWSDIAVTNGIASLLLQGLGYKPQVMTLGVPIIFAGLTKDQLDVFLGNWMPAQQDNYDKFVATGEIDELSVNLTGTEYTLAVPTSVWNAGVKRFEDLDTHGELFNKTIYGIAAGAPANLSIQKMIDQDEFGLGDWRLVESSEQAMLVQVGRAVKRDKGVVFLGWTPHPMNVQYDIKYLKGGEAYFGESGTVNTLVRKGYAAQCPNVGKLLSNLKFTQDMENAIMDEVLARNASNDAAVKAWVKAHPEVLEGWLQGVKTREGEDGLAAVKASL, encoded by the coding sequence ATGAAAAAACAGACAGTGAGTGCAATCCTGGCCAGCGGCGTGTTGCTGGCCGCCACCCAGCTCCATGCCGAGAGCGAGAGCAGCCAGTGCGCGACGGTGCGCCTGGGTGATCCGGGCTGGAGCGACATCGCGGTTACCAACGGAATCGCCAGCCTGCTGCTGCAGGGGCTCGGCTACAAGCCACAGGTCATGACCCTTGGCGTGCCGATCATCTTCGCCGGGCTGACCAAGGATCAGCTGGACGTCTTCCTCGGCAACTGGATGCCGGCGCAACAGGACAACTACGACAAGTTCGTGGCGACCGGTGAGATCGATGAGCTCAGCGTCAACCTGACGGGTACCGAATACACCCTGGCGGTGCCCACCTCGGTGTGGAATGCCGGCGTGAAGCGTTTCGAGGACCTCGACACGCATGGCGAGCTGTTCAACAAGACCATCTACGGAATCGCCGCCGGTGCGCCGGCGAATCTGTCGATTCAGAAGATGATCGATCAGGACGAGTTCGGGCTGGGCGACTGGCGGCTGGTGGAGTCCAGCGAGCAAGCGATGCTGGTGCAGGTCGGCCGTGCGGTGAAGCGTGACAAGGGCGTGGTCTTCCTCGGCTGGACGCCGCACCCGATGAACGTGCAGTACGACATCAAGTACCTCAAGGGTGGCGAGGCCTATTTCGGCGAGAGCGGGACGGTCAACACGCTGGTGCGCAAGGGCTATGCCGCGCAATGCCCGAACGTCGGCAAGCTGCTGAGCAACCTCAAATTCACCCAGGACATGGAGAACGCCATCATGGACGAGGTGCTGGCCCGAAACGCCAGCAACGACGCAGCGGTCAAGGCCTGGGTGAAGGCTCACCCCGAGGTGCTCGAGGGCTGGCTGCAAGGCGTCAAGACCCGAGAGGGCGAAGACGGATTGGCCGCGGTAAAAGCCTCGCTCTGA
- the betA gene encoding choline dehydrogenase, whose product MEYDYIIIGAGSAGNVLATRLTEDADVNVLLLEAGGPDYRMDFRTQMPAALAFPLQGRRYNWAYETDPEPHMNNRRMECGRGKGLGGSSLINGMCYIRGNAMDYDGWAKAPGLEDWTYLDCLPYFRKAETRDIGPNDYHGGEGPVSVTTPKPGNNPLFRAMIEAGVQAGYPETDDLNGYRQEGFGPMDRTVTPNGRRASTARGYLDMARGRPNLTIVTHALTDRILFSGKRAIGVAYLHGNSDTPVIVNARREVLLCSGAIASPQILQRSGVGPRALLRELGIPIVHDLPGVGANLQDHLEMYLQYACKQPVSLYPALQLHNQPLIGAEWLFLGKGIGASNQFEAGGFIRSRAEFEWPNIQYHFLPVAINYNGSNAVKEHGFQAHVGSMRSPSRGRVHARSRDPRQHPSILFNYMSCEQDWQEFRDGIRITREIMAQSALDPYRGRELSPGADVQTDAELDEFVRQHAETAFHPSCSCKMGEDDMAVVDGQGRVHGMEGLRVIDASIMPLITTGNLNAPTIMMAEKLADRIRGRTPLPRSTAPYYVAGDAPPRNVAQAQSAPTKQAERAQV is encoded by the coding sequence AATACGACTACATCATCATCGGCGCCGGCTCGGCCGGTAACGTGCTGGCGACTCGCCTGACCGAAGACGCGGACGTCAACGTGCTGCTGCTCGAAGCCGGTGGTCCCGACTACCGGATGGACTTCCGTACCCAGATGCCCGCCGCGCTCGCCTTCCCGCTGCAGGGCCGGCGCTACAACTGGGCCTACGAGACCGACCCCGAGCCGCACATGAACAACCGCCGCATGGAATGTGGCCGCGGCAAGGGCCTGGGTGGCTCCTCGCTGATCAACGGCATGTGCTACATCCGTGGCAACGCCATGGACTACGACGGCTGGGCCAAGGCGCCGGGCCTGGAGGACTGGACCTATCTCGACTGCCTGCCCTACTTCCGCAAGGCCGAGACCCGCGACATCGGGCCCAACGACTACCATGGCGGTGAGGGCCCGGTGAGCGTGACCACGCCCAAGCCCGGCAACAACCCGCTGTTCCGCGCCATGATCGAGGCCGGTGTGCAGGCCGGCTATCCGGAAACCGACGACCTCAACGGCTATCGCCAGGAAGGCTTCGGCCCGATGGATCGCACGGTCACCCCCAACGGCCGTCGCGCCAGTACCGCGCGCGGCTACCTGGACATGGCCCGTGGCCGGCCGAACCTGACCATCGTGACCCATGCGCTGACCGACCGCATCCTGTTCAGCGGCAAGCGGGCCATCGGCGTGGCCTACCTGCACGGCAACAGCGACACACCAGTGATCGTCAACGCCCGCCGCGAAGTGCTGCTGTGCAGCGGCGCCATCGCCTCGCCGCAGATCCTGCAACGCTCGGGCGTCGGCCCGCGTGCGCTGCTGCGCGAACTCGGCATCCCGATCGTCCACGATCTTCCGGGCGTCGGCGCCAATTTGCAGGATCACCTGGAGATGTACCTGCAATACGCCTGCAAGCAGCCGGTCTCGCTCTACCCCGCGCTGCAATTACACAACCAGCCGCTGATCGGCGCAGAGTGGCTGTTCCTCGGCAAGGGTATCGGCGCCAGCAACCAGTTCGAGGCCGGCGGTTTCATTCGCTCGCGTGCCGAGTTCGAATGGCCGAACATCCAGTACCACTTCCTGCCGGTAGCGATTAACTACAACGGCAGCAACGCGGTGAAGGAGCATGGCTTCCAGGCCCACGTCGGCTCCATGCGCTCGCCCAGTCGCGGCCGCGTGCATGCCCGTTCGCGGGACCCGCGCCAGCACCCGAGCATCCTGTTCAACTACATGTCCTGTGAGCAGGACTGGCAGGAGTTCCGCGACGGTATCCGGATCACCCGGGAAATCATGGCGCAATCGGCCCTCGACCCCTATCGCGGTCGCGAGCTGAGCCCCGGCGCTGACGTGCAGACCGATGCCGAACTGGATGAGTTTGTCCGCCAGCACGCCGAAACCGCGTTCCACCCCTCCTGCTCCTGCAAGATGGGTGAGGACGATATGGCAGTCGTCGATGGCCAGGGCCGCGTTCATGGAATGGAGGGGCTGCGGGTGATCGATGCCTCGATCATGCCGCTGATCACCACCGGCAACCTCAACGCACCGACCATCATGATGGCCGAGAAGCTCGCCGATCGGATTCGCGGCCGCACGCCATTGCCGCGCAGCACCGCGCCCTACTACGTCGCCGGAGACGCCCCGCCGCGCAATGTGGCACAGGCGCAGTCAGCGCCCACGAAGCAGGCTGAACGCGCTCAGGTCTAG
- the betC gene encoding choline-sulfatase — MKRPNILFIMADQMAAPLLPMHDPASPIKLPNLSRLAAQGAVFESAYCNSPLCAPSRFTLVSGQLPSKIGAYDNAADFPADVPTYAHYLRRLGYRTALSGKMHFCGPDQLHGYEERLTSDIYPADYGWAVNWDEPEVRLSWYHNMSSVLQAGPSVRTNQMDFDEEVVFKAQQYLYDFVRADDGQPFCLTVSMTHPHDPYTIPEEYWNRYRDEDIPLPRQDIAQDQQDPHSQRLLKVIDLWGKSLPEEKIRDARRAYFGACSYIDDNVGKLLKTLEACGLAEDTIVVFSGDHGDQLGERGLWYKMHWFEMAARVPLIIQGPGIDAARISASVSTADLLPTLVELAGGTLEANLPLDGRSLLPHLTGREGHDEVIGEYMAEGTTSPLMMIRRGAYKFIYSEQDPCLLFDLVNDPQERENLMDSADHQALAAAFLAEARQRWDIPTIHNQVLASQRRRRLVSEALSLGKLTSWDHQPWVDASQQYMRNHIDLDDLERKARYPRPD; from the coding sequence ATGAAACGCCCCAACATCCTGTTCATCATGGCCGACCAGATGGCCGCTCCGCTGCTGCCGATGCATGACCCGGCGTCGCCCATCAAACTGCCGAACCTCTCGCGCCTGGCTGCACAGGGTGCGGTATTCGAGTCGGCGTATTGCAACAGTCCGCTCTGCGCGCCGTCGCGCTTCACCCTGGTCAGCGGCCAGCTGCCCAGCAAGATCGGCGCTTACGACAATGCCGCCGACTTTCCTGCCGACGTACCGACCTACGCGCACTACCTGCGGCGGCTCGGCTACCGCACGGCGCTCTCCGGCAAGATGCATTTCTGCGGCCCCGATCAGCTGCATGGTTACGAGGAACGGCTGACCAGCGATATCTATCCGGCCGACTATGGCTGGGCGGTGAACTGGGATGAGCCCGAGGTGCGCCTGAGCTGGTACCACAACATGTCTTCGGTGCTGCAGGCCGGCCCCAGCGTGCGTACCAACCAGATGGATTTCGACGAGGAGGTGGTCTTCAAGGCGCAGCAGTACCTCTACGATTTCGTTCGCGCAGATGACGGCCAGCCGTTCTGCCTGACGGTCTCGATGACGCACCCGCACGACCCCTACACGATTCCCGAGGAGTACTGGAACCGCTACCGCGACGAGGACATCCCGCTGCCGCGCCAGGACATCGCCCAGGACCAGCAGGATCCGCATTCGCAGCGCCTGCTCAAAGTCATCGACCTGTGGGGCAAATCATTGCCCGAAGAGAAGATCCGCGATGCCCGTCGCGCCTATTTCGGTGCCTGCAGTTACATCGACGATAACGTCGGCAAACTGCTGAAGACGCTCGAGGCGTGCGGCCTGGCGGAGGACACCATCGTGGTGTTCTCCGGTGACCATGGCGACCAGCTGGGTGAGCGTGGCCTCTGGTACAAGATGCATTGGTTCGAGATGGCGGCGCGCGTGCCGCTGATCATCCAGGGGCCGGGTATCGATGCCGCACGGATCAGCGCGTCGGTGTCCACTGCCGACCTGTTGCCGACCCTGGTCGAACTGGCCGGCGGCACGCTGGAGGCCAACCTGCCGCTCGATGGCCGCTCGTTGCTGCCGCACCTGACCGGTCGCGAAGGCCATGACGAGGTGATCGGCGAATACATGGCCGAAGGCACCACCAGCCCGCTGATGATGATCCGGCGTGGCGCTTACAAATTCATCTACTCGGAGCAGGATCCTTGCCTGTTGTTCGACCTGGTCAACGACCCGCAGGAGCGCGAGAACCTGATGGACTCCGCCGATCACCAGGCACTCGCCGCGGCCTTCCTGGCCGAGGCGCGGCAGCGCTGGGACATCCCGACCATTCACAACCAGGTGCTCGCCAGCCAGCGCCGGCGGCGCCTGGTCAGCGAAGCGCTGAGCCTGGGCAAACTGACCAGCTGGGACCACCAGCCCTGGGTCGATGCCAGCCAGCAGTACATGCGCAACCACATCGACCTCGACGATCTGGAGCGCAAGGCCCGCTACCCTAGACCCGACTAG
- a CDS encoding MFS transporter: MSTHAKLLLRHQRPFIKFWFARVFTASGFQMLAVAIGWHMYALTGSVLDLGLVGLAEFFPRLLFVLWTGQVADRFDRRRVAALCQGLQGLIALALVLGAGGLGVTREMIFVLAFLLGTARAFEGPATQALLPSLVPTQLFPAAVAASSSAMQTATIVAPALGGLLFAIGPLWVYGPVALLFALACSLMLSLPKRPAPPKQTGPAMDNLLAGMRFIRSRPDIFGAISLDMFAVLLGGATALLPVFAKDILLTGPWGLGLLRSAPAVGALLMSLWLARFPINKRVGRVMFAAVGVFGLATIAFGLSTSFWLSLGVLAVLGAADMISMVIRGAFVQLETPDAMRGRVSAVNGLFIGASNQLGEFESGLTAHWFGTVPAVVLGGVGTLLVTGVWMKLFPTLRDRDQLHRDLD; this comes from the coding sequence ATGTCCACCCACGCCAAGCTGTTGTTACGTCACCAACGTCCCTTCATCAAGTTCTGGTTTGCCCGCGTCTTTACCGCGAGCGGCTTTCAGATGCTGGCCGTGGCCATTGGCTGGCATATGTACGCACTGACCGGCAGCGTGCTGGATCTTGGCCTGGTGGGCCTGGCCGAGTTCTTTCCGCGCCTGTTGTTCGTGCTCTGGACCGGGCAGGTCGCCGACCGCTTCGACCGACGTCGGGTCGCAGCCCTCTGTCAGGGGCTGCAGGGGCTGATCGCCCTGGCGTTGGTGCTGGGGGCCGGTGGGCTCGGGGTAACGCGCGAGATGATCTTCGTGCTGGCATTTCTGCTCGGCACCGCCCGCGCCTTCGAAGGGCCGGCCACTCAGGCACTGCTGCCGAGTCTGGTGCCTACACAGCTGTTTCCCGCCGCGGTCGCCGCCTCGTCATCGGCCATGCAGACGGCGACCATCGTCGCGCCGGCACTCGGTGGCCTGCTCTTCGCCATCGGCCCGCTGTGGGTCTATGGCCCGGTGGCGCTGCTATTCGCTCTGGCCTGCAGCTTGATGCTGAGCCTGCCGAAACGCCCCGCTCCGCCGAAGCAGACCGGTCCGGCGATGGACAATCTGCTGGCCGGCATGCGCTTCATTCGCAGCCGCCCGGATATCTTCGGCGCCATCTCGCTGGACATGTTCGCCGTGCTGCTCGGCGGTGCCACGGCCTTGTTACCGGTATTCGCCAAGGACATCCTGCTCACCGGCCCCTGGGGCCTCGGGCTGCTGCGCTCGGCGCCGGCGGTGGGCGCGCTGCTGATGTCGCTTTGGCTGGCGCGCTTTCCAATCAACAAGCGCGTCGGCCGGGTCATGTTCGCCGCGGTCGGTGTGTTCGGCCTGGCGACCATCGCCTTTGGCCTGTCCACCTCGTTCTGGCTGTCGCTGGGGGTACTGGCGGTACTGGGCGCGGCAGACATGATCAGCATGGTCATCCGCGGCGCCTTCGTGCAGCTGGAAACGCCCGATGCCATGCGCGGGCGGGTCAGCGCGGTCAATGGGCTGTTCATCGGCGCCTCGAACCAGCTCGGCGAATTCGAATCCGGCCTTACCGCGCATTGGTTCGGTACCGTACCGGCCGTGGTCCTCGGCGGCGTCGGCACGCTGCTCGTCACCGGCGTCTGGATGAAACTGTTCCCGACGCTGCGGGACCGCGACCAGCTGCACCGGGATCTGGATTAG
- a CDS encoding choline sulfate utilization transcriptional regulator codes for MPNRPDQIPLDALRVFESAARQQSFTAAALELGSTQPAISQQIKRLEQQLAVRLFDRVYRGIVLTEAGELLLGYVQQGLGTLDAGLAAVTAQQQHEVLQVATDFAFAAYWLMPRLERFHQRHPEVDVSLVTSERGLGVLPSETDVAIVFGDGRSKHGETHLLFHEEVYPVCSPSLLRGQTTPLAPAALARLPLLHLRPESRSRWLDWGSLFRALGITEAPSSGMLRFDNYTLLIQAAIAGQGVAIGWRHLVDELLAQGLLCRVCSESVQTRFGYHVVLPERKRRQRLVGSFVAWLQLELTEDGTRA; via the coding sequence ATGCCAAACCGACCCGATCAGATTCCCCTCGATGCGCTGCGGGTGTTCGAATCCGCGGCGCGTCAGCAGAGCTTCACCGCCGCTGCGCTGGAGCTGGGCAGCACACAGCCGGCGATCAGCCAGCAGATCAAGCGCCTGGAACAGCAGTTGGCGGTCCGCCTGTTCGATCGGGTCTATCGCGGCATCGTCCTCACCGAGGCCGGTGAGCTGCTCCTGGGTTACGTGCAACAAGGCCTGGGCACGCTGGACGCAGGCCTTGCCGCGGTCACCGCACAGCAGCAGCACGAGGTGCTCCAGGTCGCCACCGATTTCGCCTTCGCGGCCTACTGGCTGATGCCGCGCCTGGAGCGCTTTCACCAACGGCATCCCGAGGTGGATGTCAGTCTGGTGACCAGCGAGCGCGGGCTGGGCGTGCTGCCATCGGAAACTGACGTGGCCATTGTGTTCGGCGACGGCCGCTCCAAGCATGGCGAGACGCACCTGCTGTTTCACGAGGAGGTCTATCCGGTCTGCAGTCCGTCGCTGCTCCGAGGGCAGACCACGCCCTTGGCTCCGGCAGCGCTGGCGCGGCTGCCGCTGCTGCATCTGCGACCGGAAAGCCGGTCCCGCTGGCTCGACTGGGGCAGCCTGTTCCGCGCACTCGGCATCACGGAAGCGCCCAGCTCGGGGATGCTGCGTTTCGACAACTACACCCTGCTGATCCAGGCGGCGATTGCCGGCCAGGGCGTCGCCATCGGCTGGCGTCATCTGGTCGATGAGCTCCTGGCCCAAGGCCTGCTCTGCCGGGTCTGCAGTGAAAGCGTACAGACCCGGTTCGGCTATCACGTGGTGCTGCCCGAGCGTAAACGGCGCCAGCGCCTGGTCGGCAGTTTCGTGGCCTGGTTACAGCTCGAGCTGACCGAGGATGGCACCCGCGCCTGA
- a CDS encoding methyltransferase — translation MPILESPYARLDLIRQPEQPNEPLQAFDAADEYLLTQLHAQQLPAGSRVLVLNDSFGALACSLAQQASVTSSGDSHLAHLALEKNLQRNGLAADSVTFVPASEVAQGPFDCVLIRIPKTLALLEEQLIRLHGQLAPGAQVIAGAMIKHLPRAAGDLLEKYIGPVQASLAVKKARLLTATPIEKAAPQSPYPTRYRLDQPPIELLNHANLFCRDGLDIGTRAFLPHLPKALGNLRVADLGCGNGVLGIVYALGNPQAQLTLVDESYMAVQSARENWQAILGERPADIRAGDGLAEQPMDSLDLVLCNPPFHQQQVVGDFLAWRMFTQAKTALCKGGELWIVGNRHLGYHLKLKRLFGKVEQVAATPKFVILRAIKP, via the coding sequence ATGCCTATTCTCGAATCGCCCTACGCCCGCCTCGATCTGATCCGCCAGCCCGAGCAGCCCAACGAGCCGCTACAGGCCTTCGATGCGGCCGACGAATACCTGCTGACGCAGCTGCACGCGCAGCAACTGCCGGCCGGCAGCCGGGTGCTGGTCCTCAATGACAGCTTCGGTGCCCTGGCCTGTTCGCTGGCGCAGCAGGCCAGCGTCACCAGCAGCGGCGATTCGCACCTGGCGCACCTCGCCCTGGAGAAAAACCTTCAGCGCAACGGGCTAGCCGCCGACAGCGTGACCTTCGTCCCCGCCAGCGAAGTCGCCCAAGGCCCATTCGACTGCGTATTGATCCGCATACCCAAGACGCTGGCGCTGCTGGAAGAACAATTGATCCGCCTGCACGGCCAGCTGGCGCCGGGCGCGCAGGTGATCGCTGGGGCGATGATCAAGCATCTGCCGCGTGCGGCCGGCGACTTGCTGGAGAAATACATCGGCCCGGTACAGGCCTCGCTGGCGGTCAAGAAGGCGCGCCTGCTGACCGCAACGCCAATCGAAAAAGCGGCGCCCCAGTCGCCCTACCCGACGCGCTACCGCCTCGATCAGCCGCCCATCGAGCTGCTCAATCACGCCAACCTGTTCTGCCGCGACGGTCTGGACATCGGTACCCGTGCCTTTCTGCCGCATCTACCCAAGGCGCTCGGTAATCTGCGCGTCGCGGATCTCGGCTGCGGCAATGGCGTGCTCGGCATCGTCTACGCACTGGGCAATCCGCAGGCACAGCTGACGCTGGTCGACGAGAGCTACATGGCGGTGCAGTCGGCGCGGGAAAACTGGCAGGCGATCCTCGGCGAACGGCCCGCCGATATCCGTGCCGGTGATGGCCTGGCCGAGCAGCCGATGGATTCGCTGGACCTGGTGCTGTGCAACCCGCCGTTCCATCAGCAGCAGGTGGTCGGCGATTTCCTCGCCTGGCGCATGTTCACCCAGGCCAAGACGGCGCTGTGCAAAGGCGGCGAGCTGTGGATCGTCGGCAACCGCCACCTCGGTTATCACCTCAAGCTCAAGCGGCTGTTCGGCAAGGTCGAGCAGGTCGCGGCGACGCCCAAGTTCGTCATCCTCAGGGCGATCAAGCCGTGA
- a CDS encoding MerR family transcriptional regulator, which yields MSETPVRLSIQQFAARTGLSADTLRYYEKIGLLRHVARDASGFRVYGPRDLEWVAFILRLKDTGMALDDITRYADLREQGETTLAARQALLEAHAAKLQARLQRDQEHLDALRAKIELYRQQTIA from the coding sequence GTGAGCGAGACGCCCGTTCGGCTGAGCATCCAGCAGTTCGCCGCACGCACCGGCCTGTCCGCCGACACGCTGCGCTATTACGAGAAGATCGGCCTGCTGCGCCACGTGGCCCGGGACGCCAGTGGCTTTCGCGTCTATGGCCCGCGTGATCTGGAGTGGGTGGCGTTCATCCTGCGCCTGAAGGACACCGGCATGGCGCTGGACGACATCACCCGTTACGCCGACCTGCGCGAACAGGGCGAGACGACGCTCGCGGCGCGCCAGGCCCTGCTCGAAGCCCATGCCGCCAAGCTGCAGGCGCGCCTGCAACGGGATCAGGAACACCTCGACGCGCTACGGGCGAAGATCGAGCTGTATCGCCAGCAAACAATCGCTTGA
- the gdhA gene encoding NADP-specific glutamate dehydrogenase, whose amino-acid sequence MTESVHGFLARLQQRDPHQPEFHQAVEEVLGSLWPFLEANPKYRQAGILERMVEPERTIIFRVPWVDDQGQVQVNRGFRVQMNSAIGPYKGGLRFHPSVNLGVLKFLAFEQVFKNSLTSLPMGGGKGGSDFNPKGKSDGEVMRFCQSFMSELFRHVGADLDVPAGDIGVGAREIGYLFGQYKRLSNQFTSVLTGKSLSYGGSLIRPEATGYGCVYFAEEMLKTTHSSFDGKRVAISGSGNVAQFAAQKVMELGGKVISLSDSGGTLHFPDGLTDEQWEYLMDLKNVRRGRLEEMGRQFTVTHLPNQRPWGLPCEIALPCATQNELDGEDARSLLNNGCLCVAEGANMPSTLEAVDLFLEAGILFAPGKASNAGGVACSGLEMSQNAMRLHWTAGEVDTKLHGIMQSIHHACVGYGEENGRTNYVKGANIAGFVKVADAMLAQGVV is encoded by the coding sequence ATGACTGAGAGCGTCCACGGGTTTCTTGCCCGCCTGCAGCAGCGCGACCCGCACCAACCCGAATTCCATCAAGCCGTCGAAGAGGTGCTCGGCAGCCTCTGGCCCTTCCTGGAAGCGAACCCCAAGTATCGGCAGGCCGGCATCCTCGAGCGTATGGTCGAGCCAGAGCGGACCATCATTTTCCGCGTACCCTGGGTCGATGATCAGGGGCAGGTTCAGGTCAACCGTGGCTTTCGCGTTCAGATGAACAGCGCCATCGGGCCCTATAAAGGCGGCCTGCGCTTCCACCCGTCGGTCAACCTCGGTGTGCTGAAGTTTCTCGCCTTCGAGCAGGTGTTCAAGAACTCCCTCACCTCGTTGCCCATGGGCGGCGGCAAAGGCGGTTCGGACTTCAACCCCAAGGGCAAGAGCGACGGTGAAGTGATGCGCTTCTGCCAGTCGTTCATGAGCGAACTGTTCCGTCATGTCGGCGCGGACCTGGATGTCCCGGCCGGCGACATCGGTGTCGGCGCGCGTGAGATCGGCTACCTGTTCGGGCAGTACAAGCGCCTGTCCAACCAGTTCACCTCGGTGCTCACCGGCAAGAGCCTGTCCTACGGCGGCAGCCTGATCCGCCCGGAAGCCACCGGCTACGGCTGCGTCTATTTCGCCGAGGAAATGCTCAAGACCACCCACTCCAGTTTCGACGGCAAGCGCGTGGCGATTTCCGGATCGGGCAACGTCGCGCAGTTCGCCGCGCAGAAGGTCATGGAGCTGGGCGGCAAAGTGATTTCGTTGTCGGATTCAGGCGGCACCTTGCACTTCCCGGACGGGTTGACCGACGAGCAGTGGGAATACCTGATGGACCTGAAGAACGTCCGTCGCGGGCGGCTCGAGGAAATGGGCCGGCAGTTCACCGTCACCCACCTGCCCAACCAGCGTCCCTGGGGCCTGCCCTGCGAGATCGCCCTGCCATGCGCCACGCAGAACGAACTCGACGGTGAGGATGCGCGCAGCCTGCTGAACAACGGCTGCCTCTGCGTCGCCGAAGGCGCCAACATGCCCTCGACGCTCGAAGCGGTGGACCTGTTCCTCGAGGCGGGCATCCTGTTCGCGCCGGGCAAGGCGTCCAACGCCGGCGGGGTGGCCTGTAGCGGTCTGGAGATGAGCCAGAACGCCATGCGCCTGCACTGGACCGCCGGCGAGGTGGATACCAAGCTGCACGGCATCATGCAGTCGATCCATCACGCGTGCGTGGGCTATGGCGAGGAAAACGGCCGTACCAACTACGTCAAGGGCGCCAACATCGCCGGCTTCGTCAAGGTCGCTGATGCCATGCTGGCGCAGGGGGTGGTCTAG